In the genome of Oxyura jamaicensis isolate SHBP4307 breed ruddy duck chromosome 13, BPBGC_Ojam_1.0, whole genome shotgun sequence, one region contains:
- the LOC118173697 gene encoding uncharacterized protein LOC118173697 translates to MVGLGLGALGASPARHGTARHGMAQRPFPRDVRHRCRTGEPRCPGRGPCLQPWSAVSGPCCAPSACGDGQEQSHGQHGAEVPGLHRSAAALVGGRDTGAESCPEATPAHHCLRTLPFPLPLRIYSSWRSPPRFIQALVHPLPPGHTPVTPTSQGTQGLGAAGDWGHGSYHTLSQQCRQLHPASRAPLAPQGTPRALHPRPCSPPQLAASHGRLSTGLSTGAGRRAGRRAGLARAGRPGSCRASCQRERGRRSLPRAVCSGSVPRGAGTTSNLAEPGRCLQEGTGALPVPLGAGHLRSHPWHLAAVGAPGVRCPPGMMAPCVSHPALHPRCQHCSGCRQYRCSCRSSVCPPAGWGGLAPDGAPLLASPGCSAVVVCWSCWSQPWGTGLWVGWGRTPVPGTVVGPEGPSPASHLAPSRCGRAPSAEGDLDAPPGGDRVRSERLLFTVN, encoded by the exons ATGGTGGGGCTGGGCCTCGGTGCTCTGGGTGCTTCTCCagcccggcacggcacggcacggcatggcatggcacagcgTCCCTTCCCCAGGGATGTGAGGCACAGGTGCAGGACAGGGGAACCCAGGTGTCCGGGCAGggggccctgcctgcagccgtGGAGCGCTGTCTCCGGACCTTGCTGTGCTCCCAGTGCCTGCGGGGatgggcaggagcagagccacgGGCAGCACGGTGCTGAGGTGCCAGGGCTGCAccgctcagctgctgctctggtggGTGGCAGGGACACAGGGGCAGAATCCTGCCCTGAAGCTACCCCGGCCCATCACTGCCTGAGGaccctcccctttccccttccccttcgCATCTACAGCAGCTGGCGCTCACCCCCCCGATTCATCCAGGCCCTAgtgcaccccctgcccccagggCACACCCCCGTCACACCGACATCCCAGGGGACACAGGgactgggggcagctggggactgGGGGCACGGCTCCTATCATACATTGAGCCAGCAGTGCCGCCAGCTTCACCCGGCTTCCAGAGCCCCCCTGGCTCCACAGGGCACCCCCAGAGCACTGCACCCCCGTCCTTGCAGCCCCCCCCAGCTCGCTGCATCCCACGGCAGGCTCAGCACCGGGCTCAGCAccggggcaggcaggagggcagggcgCCGGGCAGGGCTGGCGCGCGCGGGGCGGCCGGGAAGCTGCCGTGCCAGCTGTCAGCGCGAGCGCGGCAGACgcagcctgcccagggctgtTTGTTCTGGCTCGGTGCCACGTGGGGCTGGCACTACATCAAACCTGGCGGAGCCTGGCAGGTGCTTGCAGGAGGGGACCGGGGCGCTGCCGGTGCCGCTTGGGGCTGGGCACCTTCGCAGTCACCCCTGGCACCTCGCAGCCGTGGGCGCACCCGGGGTCCGGTGTCCCCCGGGGATGATGGCACCGTGCGTGTCCCACCCTGCCCTGCACCCTcggtgccagcactgctctggcTGTCGGCAATATCGCTGCTCCTGCAGGTCGAGTGTCTGCCCGCCGGCAGGATGGGGTGGGCTGGCTCCAGACGGGGC CCCCCTCCTggccagccctggctgctctgcagttgtggtgtgctggagctgctggtcaCAGCCGTggggcacggggctgtgggTGGGATGGGGCCGGACCCCGGTGCCTGGGACCGTGGTGGGGCCAGAGGGACCTTCCCCGGCCTCCCACCTGGCTCCCTCCCGCTGCGGCCGGGCACCCAGCGCTGAGGGTGACCTTGACGCTCCTCCCGGCGGGGACAGAGTGCGGTCAGAGCGTTTGCTCTTCACTGTCAATTAG
- the SNCB gene encoding beta-synuclein: MEVFMKGLSKAKEGVVAAAEKTKQGVAEAAEKTKEGVLYVGSKTQGVVQGVTSVAEKAKEQASQLGEAAFSGAGNIAAATGLVKKEEFPADLKPEEVAQEAVEEPLVEPLLEPEGENYEEPPQEEYQEYEPEA; encoded by the exons ATGGAGGTGTTCATGAAGGGCTTGTCCAAGGCCAAGGAGGGGGTGGTCGCCGCCGCCGAGAAGACCAAGCAGGGGGTGGCCGAGGCCGCCGAGAAGACCAAGGAGGGGGTCCTCTATGTCG GGAGCAAAACCCAAGGCGTGGTGCAAGGCGTCACCTCAG TGGCTGAGAAGGCGAAGGAGCAGGCGTCCCAGCTGGGCGAAGCTGCCTTCTCGGGTGCCGGCAACATCGCGGCGGCCACCGGGCTGGTGAAGAAGGAGGAGTTCCCTGCGGACCTCAAG CCAGAGGAGGTGGCCCAGGAGGCTGTGGAGGAGCCGCTGGTCGAGCCGCTGCTGGAGCCGGAGGGGGAGAACTACGAGGAGCCCCCGCAG GAGGAATACCAGGAATACGAGCCAGAGGCATAA